A single Amphiprion ocellaris isolate individual 3 ecotype Okinawa chromosome 1, ASM2253959v1, whole genome shotgun sequence DNA region contains:
- the LOC111587398 gene encoding semaphorin-7A, whose protein sequence is MVFLLSVCSLLSCLHGLTGTNSTYSPRMIFTDKETAVKRSSVPEQHRPVQILLDRQPDSVTAVGQTHLNWYNFQNPKEAPVERKVLWKECSNNDCSYNITVVHQREEAHKVFVCGSNRRATLCCDVNLSELSPTCIPSEKMGRLPEAIHEFVKKDGEQFALVESEESADLYITFSGSQGYVGIFKFGEKIVRPATNDKEQYYVGLMLSRGREDPLQDRVYAFYKQKNRDKGLYSEMWMPFVTQVCMADIGGPKNNLQFSWTSQMHAKLFCGDSDSKQHFSELVDSAIVHADRWQDTRVYALFRNEWGMSAVCVYTIQDIDTVFRTSPFAPDNQMNRPRECVLDSTKISSEILRNIEKTSEMKEWVRPEGDSGPLLFNHHNYTHIHIDNSQHNRNHTVMFLSLNNGAIHKVMQSKNHSFIIAEYRPFNHRAHTLGVMLQPSSKKLYVYSRSELVQLDVVNCAQYGNTCEECVLSRDPYCGWNGTHCTPQTKTTLQDVVGGNHAICASLRKIHEPEKAFRHATRATHPQENVTSITLRSQSKYFLRCPVSSRHAQYRWTWGLKSSTSCSSREQQCLLLIDSMGPEQVGTYKCVSEEKGYSKVLAQYQLWLESRAVGRLSSPVVWICLIVVLIKNLSC, encoded by the exons ATGGTTTTCCTACTATCAGTATGTTCATTACTTTCATGCCTCCATGGTTTGACTGGGACGAACTCTACATATTCACCAAGAATGATATTCACAGACAAAG aaACTGCAGTTAAAAGGTCATCTGTACCTGAACAGCACAGACCTGTTCAGATTCTCCTGGATAGACAGCCGGATTCTGTTACCGCTGTTGGGCAAACACACCTGAACTGGTACAACTTTCAAAACCCCAAGGAG GCTCCCGTAGAAAGGAAGGTGCTGTGGAAGGAATGCTCTAACAAT GACTGCAGCTATAACATCACTGTGGTCCACCAGAGGGAAGAAGCCCAcaaagtgtttgtttgtggaaGCAACAGGAGAGCAACACTGTGCTGTGACGTG AATTTATCAGAGCTGTCACCCACATGCATTCCCTCTGAGAAAATGGGCAGGTTACCAGAAGCCATACAtgaatttgtcaaaaaggatGGTGAACAGTTTGCACTTGTGG AATCAGAAGAAAGTGCAGATCTCTACATTACATTCTCTGGATCTCAAGGATATGTTGGCATTTTTAagtttggggaaaaaatagtCAGACCAGCGACCAATGATAAAG agcAGTACTATGTGGGTCTGATGCTCAGTAGAGGGAGAGAAGATCCCCTGCAAGACAGAGTTTATGCCTTTTAtaagcagaaaaacagagacaaagggCTGTACAGTGAGATGTGGATGCCCTTTGTGACCCAAGTTTGCATG GCAGATATTGGTGGTCCCAAGAACAACCTGCAGTTTAGCTGGACGTCCCAGATGCATGCCAAACTCTTCTGTGGAGACTCTGACAGCAAACAGCATTTCTCTGAGCTGGTAGACTCGGCCATTGTGCACGCAGACCGGTGGCAGGACACCAGAGTCTATGCACTCTTCAGAAACGAATG GGGAATGAGTGCTGTGTGTGTCTACACGATACAAGACATTGACACTGTCTTCAGAACTTCCCCATTCGCCCCAGACAACCAAATGAACCGGCCTAGAGAG TGTGTTCTTGATAGCACCAAGATTTCCTCTGAGATCCTGAGGAACATCGAGAAGACTTCAGAGATGAAGGAATGGGTCAGGCCTGAGGGTGACTCTGGACCACTTCTCTTTAATCATCACAACTACACTCACATCCACATTGACAATTCCCAGCACAACAGGAACCACACAGTTATGTTCCTGTCTCTAA ataatggagcGATTCATAAGGTGATGCAGAGCAAAAACCACAGCTTCATCATTGCAGAGTATCGACCTTTCAACCACAGAGCGCATACTCTCGGAGTCATGTTACAGCCGTCCTCT AAAAAGCTGTATGTCTACTCTAGAAGTGAGCTGGTCCAGCTGGATGTGGTCAACTGTGCTCAATATGGAAACACCTGTGAGGAATGTGTCTTATCCAGAGATCCTTACTGTGGCTGGAACGGCACCCACTGCACCCCTCAGACTAA aacGACCCTACAGGATGTGGTTGGAGGAAACCATGCCATCTGTGCATCGCTGCGAAAGATTCATGAGCCGGAAAAAG caTTTAGGCATGCCACTAGAGCTACACATCCACAAGAGAATGTGACCAGCATCACACTTCGCTCTCAGTCAAAGTATTTCTTGCGGTGTCCAGTGTCATCCCGCCATGCCCAGTATAGATGGACGTGGGGCCTTAAAagctccacatcctgcagctCGAGGGAGCAGCAGTGCCTCCTTCTGATCGACAGCATGGGTCCTGAGCAGGTGGGAACTTACAAATGTGTGTCAGAGGAGAAGGGTTACAGCAAAGTCCTGGCACAGTACCAGCTATGGCTGGAGAGCAGGGCGGTGGGTCGACTATCAAGCCCAGTGGTCTGGATTTGTCTGATAGTTGTTCTGATTAAGAATTTATCATGTTAA